From the Carya illinoinensis cultivar Pawnee chromosome 4, C.illinoinensisPawnee_v1, whole genome shotgun sequence genome, one window contains:
- the LOC122306279 gene encoding uncharacterized protein LOC122306279, with product MDSNIDLLENEYDEVGVANKQLLNETSEEPKVRMTFSYEDEVQSYNMMYVKQKGVGVHRTNSKQGEDGSVRWFTLVCARPSTSNGKAANVLKPRQTEKLGCMARINATLNDEGGYSLTSVNLEHTHICSTGKARHFKCFKNVDACVTKRFEINDEARIRTVKYFKSLLVEAGGYKNVPFEEKEYRNYINKAQKLCLGVGGVETLLNYF from the coding sequence ATGGATTCCAACATAGATCTCTTGGAGAATGAATATGATGAGGTAGGAGTTGCTAATAAGCAACTCCTCAATGAAACCAGTGAAGAACCTAAGGTCAGAATGACATTCTCATATGAAGATGAAGTTCAATCTTACAATATGATGTATGTCAAGCAAAAGGGGGTTGGAGTGCATAGAACGAATTCTAAACAAGGAGAAGATGGGAGTGTTAGATGGTTTACCTTGGTATGTGCGCGTCCAAGCACATCAAATGGTAAGGCTGCCAATGTTCTCAAGCCAAGACAAACAGAGAAGTTAGGGTGTATGGCTAGGATTAATGCGACTTTGAATGATGAAGGCGGATATTCCCTAACTAGCGTAAACTTGGAGCACACACACATTTGTAGTACAGGAAAGGCAAGACATttcaaatgctttaaaaatgttGATGCATGTGTGACTAAGAGGTTTGAAATAAATGATGAGGCAAGAATACGAACGGTGAAATATTTCAAGTCTCTACTTGTTGAAGCGGGTGGTTACAAGAATGTGCCATTTGAAGAGAAGGAGTATCGAAACTATATTAACAAAGCTCAAAAACTTTGCCTCGGGGTTGGAGGTGTTGAAACTCTACTTAACTACTTTTGA
- the LOC122307753 gene encoding aquaporin SIP1-1-like, whose protein sequence is MGVVKAAIGDAILTSLWVFSAPMMGILTPIIAAYLGLQAIPVAGLFIATALATTLVFLFSLIGKALGGASFNPSTTVSFYAAGLNPDSSIISMATRFPAQAAGGVGGAMAILRVMPSQYKHMLRGPSLKVDMHTGAVAEGVLTFVLSFALLLIMLRGPKNPLLKVWLLALTTVGLVVAGSGYTGPSMNPANAFGWAFLNNQHSNWVHFYVYWICPLIGATLAAWIFRFIFIPTIKHKKA, encoded by the coding sequence ATGGGTGTGGTGAAGGCTGCAATAGGAGATGCAATATTGACATCTTTATGGGTTTTCAGCGCGCCAATGATGGGAATTCTTACGCCTATCATAGCCGCATACCTTGGCCTTCAAGCCATACCTGTGGCAGGCCTCTTCATTGCCACCGCGCTTGCTACCACACTTGTATTCTTATTCAGCTTGATCGGGAAGGCCTTGGGTGGCGCCAGCTTCAATCCATCTACCACGGTCTCGTTCTACGCTGCAGGCCTTAATCCTGACTCATCGATCATCTCTATGGCCACACGGTTTCCTGCACAGGCGGCCGGTGGAGTTGGGGGCGCCATGGCAATATTGCGAGTGATGCCAAGCCAATACAAACATATGCTTAGAGGACCTTCCCTGAAAGTGGATATGCATACAGGAGCCGTTGCTGAGGGTGTGTTGACCTTTGTGCTAAGCTTTGCACTCCTTTTAATAATGCTCAGGGGTCccaaaaacccacttttgaaggTATGGTTGCTTGCTTTGACAACCGTGGGATTGGTTGTTGCAGGGTCTGGTTACACGGGGCCTTCCATGAATCCAGCCAACGCCTTTGGCTGGGCATTTCTGAACAATCAGCACAGTAATTGGGTACATTTCTACGTTTATTGGATCTGTCCCCTCATTGGAGCCACTTTGGCTGCTTGGATCTTTCGGTTTATTTTTATTCCAACAATCAAGCACAAGAAAGCATAA